TGGAATTTCAGTGACCAAACCCAATAGCTGCAGTTAGGTCTTCATGGCGCTGTTAGAATCACACTGCCATGTGGGCATGCTTGACTGCTCAAAAGGGACAAGGTATTGCCCTATTTTGGCAACAGCATAAAAGGAGATTTTCCTTGCTTAGTAGCAGTTGCTGTTctcaaacagattttttttttgatcaccTGAGCATGACATGAAAGCTGTAAAGTTTTATCTTATTAACTCTGAAGAGCAAGGAGTAAAACATTGTCATGGTTGTTACACATGCTCTTATTGAAAGTTTCCTCTTCTGATTCCCAGATAGATTCACTTATCTTAACAGGGTATCCTTTCTGTATGAAGAAAGAAGCTCTGAGAGGTACCCAGGGCATGAACCCTGGACCAGTCTCCTTTCCTCCACTTACCAGTCCTATTGTCTTAGGCAAGTTACTAAAGATCTCTAACTCAGTGCGCTTACCTATGAAATGGAGTTGACTGTAAGAATTGAGTGAAGTAATATATGTAACATTCATCCTAAAGGAATATATGTAACAgtccatatataaataatatacgtaacagtccatcctaaaggagatcagtcctgggtgttcattggagggactgatgttgaagctgaaactccagtactttggccacctgatgcgaagagctgactcatttgaaaagaccctgatgctgggaaagattgaggatcggaggagaaggggacgacagaggatgagatggttggatggcatcaccaactcgatggacatgggtttgggtggacgccgggagttggtgatggacagggaggcctggtatgcttcagttcatggggttgcaaagagttgaacatgactgagtgactgaactgaactgaactgaatatatgtaaCATACTTAGAAACCAACTGAAACTTAACAAGTGTCTAATAAATGCTACTGATTATATTAATGAAAATTGTGTTTCTTAAATCTTAAGGTGCATGAGAATCACCTTCCCACCTCCACCACCCCCGTTTCTGATTTAATAGATCTTGAATGGAGTTCCAGACTTTGTACTTCTAACACGTTTTCTCATGATACTGATACTGCTGTTCTGATGGCTACACTTTCAGAACTACTGGGTTAGGATgtaactttcagaaaaaaaattatagaaacccATTAGTAaagtgggttaaaaaaaaatagaagttaatTTCTAGGGGTTGGCTGTCCAGGACTGGTATCATGCTCCTTAAAGCCAGACCTTTTCTACCTTGTGATCTTGTCATCCAAAGACTGTCACAGATGGCTCACCACCATGGTTGAATTCCAGCCATGAGGGAGAaatgggaggaagagaaagaggataaCATCTATCTTGAGGGAGACAATCAAGAGCTTGTACACATTTAACCGCGCCAGAACTTAAATCAAATGGACACATCTAGCTCCAAGGGAAGTGGAAGAAATTAGAATTTATTCTGTAACCACTGGCTTGGCTAAAACCCCCCAGATTTCAGAGAAATAAGGGTGAACAGATACTGACTGGCACCTAGGATCTCAGTCACAGCCACAGACTGCTTTCTACCATTAAACAaggattaaataattttctatgtgTAGGAGAGTATAAATATCCAACTTtattaccaccaccaccccatatAAGCAtaacttatttcactttttatcttttctccattcaaAGGAGTCATTTGATTCACTCTTGGGGGAAGGATTATCTTTCTCTGGGAAAAGTTAAaatgttcctcttctttttttaataatttggatCAAGTTTCTTCCAGGTGAGCCTTCAATAGATACTATGAGGAATTACAGAAAATAGAGCTTCTGGTAGGGAAGATCAAAGGGAATTTGGAGCAAGAGGCCAGGGAGGCTTAATGGCAGGAAGAGATTGGAACTCTGACATGGAAGTAGGAAAAGTATTTCAAGAGGGTTCTTCCATGCAGAAGATACTACATGATACAGAGAAGAGAGCGGCTATGAAGGGCATCATTAGGGTTTGctgtggtgatttagtcactaagttatgtctgactctttcgaccccatggactgtagcccaccagcctcctctgtccgtgggattccccaggcaagaacattggagtgggttgccatttccttctccaggggatctttccaacccagggatcaaacccaggtctcctcctgcattgcaggaagattctttactgactgagccactaggaaagcctaCAAGTGTGCAGGGACTGTGTTAAATCATagccctcacccccacctcctaGTCTTTATCCAAGAACTTCATCTCCATGGACCCTGGGTAGCTGATGGTACACAGGCCTTACTATCTGATTACCCATTTGTGCTAGTTTCTGGACTCAGTTTTAATCTTTCCTCTGCTACCACTGCACACTCCAAGTGAAGGCCTTGCCACAGTgctcctttaaaaattatggtgCAAGCCTGAAGGGGATTCCTAGATGCTTGAGCAATGGTGGAGAACAGTCACCATTCTGCACTCAGGAACTGAAGTGTACTAACTTGAATCCTTGAGATAGAATAGTGAACACCCATATTACACgtcaaaagcaaagcaaacaaacaaacttaaaagaaaagattaaccGATTTTTGTATATAGCAATGGACTAGACTGCATGgactgtgttagttgctcagtcatgtccgactctttgagaccccatagactatagcccgccaggcttctatgtccatggaattttccaggcaagaatactggagtggattatcattcccttctccagaggaacttcccaacccagggatcaagccctggtctcctgccttgcaggcagagtcttttaagatttgagctacagggaagtcttatataataatgaataacttcaaaataataataaagttcagAGATTTCAGCAATCCTTTCCAAATCTAAGATTTTATGATTCTATGATATATTGAGTTAGTTTATGACAATGTcacaaataaataggaaaaattacCTATAtcacctaataaatatttatcacacTATTCCCAAGGCGTCCATCTAATCAAAAGTTTTTGCTTACAAAGATTCATtaggacaagaaaaaaaagttctatgAATTCTCAAAAGGCAATTTTTATGGTCAGGTAATTCTATTACAATCAGACACATCTAAGTGTtaagatacagaaaagaaaggaCTGGAAAGGAGAGAGGTTATGATGATCTGGGTATCTCACAATGTTTTGGATTCTGAATAGCAATCCAGTGTACACAGCAAACAGTGTACTCAGCAGAGTACACTCCATATGTAGGTGAGGGAACAAGGACTAAGGAAGGAAGCTCTGGATATCTCCATCATTCAAGCCCACTAATTCTAGGTTTCATGCATTTTGCACAATACCAAACAGCCTATATAGAAAGGTATACCAAAAATATCAGAGGATCCTTGTTTTGGAAATATTCTTTAGGGCTCAAGTCATAAAATATAGCTGGTTCTAAGAAATTTGTTCAACAAGTCCTCATCATTAAAGATTTTCTGACCACTCATGGCTTAACATCCATTCCTAATGAATACATACTAATGAATATAGCATTCCTGATGAACATAGGCTAATGGTTAAGAAACAGGTCCTAAAGCTAGGCTACCTATGTCTTAACTTCAGTTTTGCCATAATGATCTGGTGCAAGCTGCTTAACCTCTTTGTTCCTCAGCCCCTTTGTCAATAATATTGGCAATGACAATAAAACCTACCTGATAAAGTTTTGTGAGGATTTACTGAGTTAGCAATAAGTGATATTATGGGAATCATTGGGAAAATTTGAATATGGACTGTGTATTAGAAAATATTAGCATACCTATGTTAAATTTCTTGAGAATGAGAATGATATGGCAGCTATATAGGAGAATTCCTTGTTCTAATACTAAATGCTGAAGTATTTAAGGGTGAAGCATTATGATTCCATGATGTCTACAATCACTCTTTAATGGTTTGgcaaagtatatatgtatgtatgtgtgtatatgtatatctctcttggtaaaggacagggaagcctggcatgctgcagtccatggggtcgcaaatagtcgaacaagactgaatgactgaacaacaacaaacatatgtacacatatgaaGATAGGCACACAGAAATAGAGataaatgtggcaaaatgttaacCATTGGTGAATCTAGGTGCTCATGTACTAGTTACCCAACCTTTCTGAAGGCTTggtttttttcataataaaaagttagGAGATGATGGGTTGACATATGTGTAAGAGTTTTCTACCTCATCCCACCCCTATCCTACCTAAAATCAAATCAAATAGGTATGGGGTTGCCAGATATAACACAGGACATTCAATTAAacttaaatttcaaataataaatcaTTCATTTAGTACAAATATGTCCCAAATAGTTCACAAAGGCCAAATATTGCATGACACATCCTCATACTAATGAGTTACTCATTATTTATCTGAGATTCAAATTTAGGTATCCTACATTTGTATGCATAAAATCTGGCAAGTCTAATAAAAGCTGTTTACCTTGATATACATGGCCGACCCTGCCCACAAACATGTCAAAAATCTTAGTCAAGTTCATTTATCCATGAGAAAATGTCTATAGTCTTTCTGAGTTTTAAACCATAGTAGAAATAAACTTTTGTCCTTTAGCTGAATTGTCCTCCCTCTGGTCTCACCTTTTTCCATCCTGAatctctcatttttcttcataattatAACACATCTGAAGGGTTGCATTTTTATTTGTGATAAAATCCATAGATACAATATACATACAGGTCACATAAAAATACATGACAGTGATAATTAAACCTAATATACAGTGACAGTATATTTAATCACTTTAAATCACACTTTAATCACACACTAAAGATTAAAGAACTGCACATTTATTGTATACAGTGTCACTAATGTTAGTGAATCTAATCTCTTCTAAGAAGCAGCTATTGCACAGAATATGTTTTAGCAGTTAGTGGAAACACATTAAAATTACTATTTATAGGACTACAACCTCAAAATACTCAATCACATACTATCTCATGCATTGGTTTACCACTTGATGAATGGCCCTGATTTACGACCTTTCAATAACATAGTAGGGAAAAGCAATAAGAAGCCCATTACTTGAAGAAGCAATTATAGAAAACCACTTTGGAACAGTAGCACCATTCCACATTATAAAATGCACATTTGTTATGTTGCACCTTCCTGAGTTGAACTTTGAAAACGGTAGCCACACAAAATCCCAGAACGGGTGAATTCATCCCAGTCTGGGCCTTCACTGGTGGCTGTAGTAATCTTGACCATCATAGCTGTCATAGCCACGCCCTTTATAGTAGCTATACTCATCCTCATAGGCTCGATAATTGTCCCCACGAGGATCTCCGTTCTCACTTTCATAGATTTCATACCCATTGTCATACTCATTGGTGCCTGTTTGTTCATACTCCCCAGGGGTGGTGGTTTTCCCAAACGGTGGTGGGGTAGTCCCATAGACCTCCTGGTGTGGGATTGTAGGTTTAAACCCACCATTTGGAGAAGTAGTGGTCTCTCCAGCCACAGTGATTCCTTCTGTATTGGCTTCAGTGACACTTTCTTCTTTGCCCTCTTCCTCTCCATTATCCCCACCACTGCTGCCATGGCCATTGTCTACCTctgtgctgttgctgctggtgCCATTTATGCCTTGCTCATTATCATCCACCTCTgcctcattttcttcctcttcttcttcctcttcttcttcatcactctcatcctcttttgtaGCCTTCTTTCCTGTAGCCCCAGCCTATAAGGAAAAGTTTGAAAGAATTCAAATCTAGGtgtgaaaaacataaaatttaaggCCATTGTTTCATCCAACACAAGCTTTCTGTGCTGACATCTTTGTACTACATGTAATTTTGAATTGAAACCAGTTTAACTTACAAAAGAACTGGTGGAGGTTTTAAATTCAGAATTAGAACTTTTGTCATTAGGTGCTGATGGAGAAAAAGCCACTTGATAAATAAGTCTTTTCTGTGGGAGATGCTTTCTATAACTTCGCTACCCGCTTTCTCTGCCTTGGAAACACAATGGTATCTCTCAGCACTTTTTATCCATTGTTAAGATGCTTGGCCTTAGTCTTCTGTGATAATGTTGAAAAGTCAGTGTAAGAACATGGGAAGACATCTTGCCTGGGAAAAGATCTCTCCTTATTTATTTGTAAACAGGGATATTGTACCCGCTCTTACTTTTTCATCAAGTTAAtgaagagaatataaaatactGTATGTATAGTGTCAGGATAACCTCGAACTTCAGTAAAAAAGGAAAGCAGATTGAACATTTTGGAGGAATTATTACCTTCCTGGGAAGCCAGATGGCAGCTAGACCTATGTCTCCAGTTCCAGGTGTAATCTCTCCATAGCCAAGTGTGGTAGTGGAAAGGGTGGTGTTCTCAGCCTCTGATTCTTCGTCTTCGTTTTCGTCAGAATCCTCATTCCCTCCATTGTTTCCTTCTTCATTTGAAGTCTCCTGTTGAAAATGTCCAGagcaagaaaaaattattttagctgaAAGATAACTCAAGATTTGTTGGAGTCATGAACCATTATTAGGAAAATAACAATGGCTGATGGTTTCCCTCAGCCGTCTGGTCGCCCAGTGTTGACACTTCTGCTTCCTCTTATGCCAGTTGCAGTTCTCACTTCTTGGAATTCAAagtattttcaccctgtttaccTCACTATGGTGTGTTTTAGATATTCTGTATTCTACTTAatcaattcaaaaatatttatataataatttcagCACATCTGACTCTATGGTATCATACTATATATAGCTTAGGCTCTTGAAGTCTTATTAATAACTACTatgattcaaaagcagagacattgctttgccaacaaaggtccgtctagtcaaggctatggtttttcctgtggtcatgtatggatgtgagagtcagactgtgaagaaagctgagtgctgaagaattgatgcttttgaactgtggtattagagaagactcttgagagtcccttgaactgcaaggagatccaaccagtccattctgaaggagatcagccctgggatttctttggaagcaacgatgctaaagctgaaactccagtactttggtcacctcatgtgaagagttgactcattggaaaagactctgatgctgggagggattgggagcaggaagagaaggggatgacagaggatagatggctggatggcatcaccgactcgatggacgtgagtttgagtaaattccaggagttggtgatggacagggaggcctggcgtgctgcaattcacagggtctcaaagagtcggacacgattgagcgactgaactgaactgaactgatgacataaTAGTACATTAATTATTGTATTTGATGACAAATAAGCTGAGAAATTTAGACTTATTTTCTTATTCCCTAGAGTAGCCTTGTAAGGTAAGATTATTACTTACACTCTTTAGAAAAGGAAAGTGAGCTTggataaattaaataattaactaAATTCTTATGGTGAATGATGAAACTGTATCtttctaactaaaaaaaaaattgagcccTTTTATTGTACCATGATGATTTTTGATGAGGAGGAGGATTTATGTGAATTGCTGACACTAAATCtaggatgtttttattttaaggattttttttttatatagaacCCCTTCTCTTCAAACAAGTTAATTGCATGTCTTAtgtactataaaaaaaaaagaagtgaatgtatttcatttactttcaagagtatttaaaggaaaagaaatatattaaattcaAACTCCATCTGCTAACTCCAATAAATTCTTACTAATGTATTATGTTATTGTAGGAAGATGTTTTCTAAAAATTACTACTTCtctatgaatatttttatcatcttcaGTATTTTACTGTTTTGTCTTTACTCCATGTTGTTAGGCAATAAACTGTAGACTGAGTTAATCTCCCAAAGTAATTCATAGCTAGTATTGAAAGTCAGGAATTCATACACAGAGAATTTATTTAGTTTAAATGAGTACTAGAAAAGTGAATTTATttcaatgcatttttaaagagattgtatGTTAGGATAACTTTTAACTAGGCATCTTATATTTTAagacttcaaaacaaacaaacaaaagccacatTTAGCTTTTCTTATTACTAAAAAAACTatgtctgtttcatagatatgtaaATTTTACTGTTTCAGTGAATGCTTGGGACTACTAGAGTCCACCTTAAAACAGTCTCCAAGCTAACTTTGTCAAATATTCCACAAACATCAtactgtttatttactttttcatgtTTATATGCTTTAGTCCAACAGACTAAACCTTTtaggggagaaagaggaaagctTTTTTGGGTAGGAAAATACACAGATTGGGTCCTTCACACTTGTTTCACAAGTGAAAATCTGAGGTCCAGTGGGACAAATGACTACATGAGGTCAAAGACATGGCAGCTCATTAGCAGCAGGGTCGTGACCACAGACCCAGACTCCCAATTCGTAGGATTCTCTATTTTCTCCTACGacaccctttctttttctggtaCTTATTTAAGGTTGTCCTGCTGCAATGACTTAAAAAGGAAAGTAGGTCAAACTTttgatggatgtgtgtgtgttagtcgctctgtcatgttcaactccttgcatccccatggactataggctaccaggctcctctgtccatggaattctccaggcaagaatgttggagtagatagccattcccttctccagaggatcttcctgacccagggatcaaacccag
This is a stretch of genomic DNA from Bos mutus isolate GX-2022 chromosome 6, NWIPB_WYAK_1.1, whole genome shotgun sequence. It encodes these proteins:
- the IBSP gene encoding integrin-binding sialoprotein gives rise to the protein MKTVLILLSILGMACALSMKNLNRRAKLEDSEENGVFKYRPQYYVYKHGYFYPALKRFAVQSSSDSSEENGNGDSSEEEEEEEETSNEEGNNGGNEDSDENEDEESEAENTTLSTTTLGYGEITPGTGDIGLAAIWLPRKAGATGKKATKEDESDEEEEEEEEEENEAEVDDNEQGINGTSSNSTEVDNGHGSSGGDNGEEEGKEESVTEANTEGITVAGETTTSPNGGFKPTIPHQEVYGTTPPPFGKTTTPGEYEQTGTNEYDNGYEIYESENGDPRGDNYRAYEDEYSYYKGRGYDSYDGQDYYSHQ